In Daucus carota subsp. sativus chromosome 4, DH1 v3.0, whole genome shotgun sequence, one DNA window encodes the following:
- the LOC108215581 gene encoding probable beta-1,4-xylosyltransferase IRX9H, with the protein MASIRRSLSPYHDRSHTNGGSPFSVNSPSHKNANRSSSYSLSRFLAALSLQRHSRKAQPFWRKSLFRCLILFMLGFLLGLAPFNEVDVVSNHDFTFEIIKPPPVNVIENDVVMNHPVQLGERKLEKSVELVYRKELIVVTPTYNRALQAYYLGRLGNLLRLVPPPLIWIVVEMNEASMETAEILRNTGVMYRHLVCTKNSTSVKDRGVHQRNTALEHIERHKLDGIVYFADDDNVYSLELFDNIREIRRFGTWPVAMLAQSKNKAVLEGPVCNGSAVIGWNTNEKSKILRRFHVDMSGFAFNSTILWDPKRWKRPTTEPIRQLDTVKEGFQETTFIEQVVEDESQMEGIPQDCSRIMNWHLHIEARDLVYPDGWLLPKNLDVVLPIK; encoded by the exons ATGGCTTCAATACGACGATCTCTCTCGCCGTATCACGACCGTTCGCACACTAACGGCGGCAGCCCCTTCTCCGTCAACTCTCCGTCACACAAAAACGCTAACAGATCTTCCTCCTACTCTCTCTCCCGATTTCTCGCCGCTCTCTCTCTCCAGCGACATTCTCGGAAGGCACAGCCGTTCTGGCGAAAATCACTCTTCAGGTGCTTGATTTTGTTTATGTTAGGGTTTTTATTGGGATTAGCGCCGTTTAATGAGGTTGATGTCGTGTCAAATCATGATTTTACTTTCGAGATCATTAAGCCTCCGCCGGTTAATGTTATCGAAAACGACGTCGTTATGAACCATCCGGTTCAGCTTGGGGAGCGGAAGCTGGAGAAGAGTGTGGAGCTTGTGTATCGAAAAGAGTTGATTGTTGTTACACCTACGTATAATCGGGCTTTGCAGGCATATTATTTGGGTAGGTTGGGGAATTTGCTTAGGCTCGTGCCTCCTCCGTTGATTTGGATTGTGGTGGAAATGAATGAGGCGTCGATGGAGACAGCGGAGATTTTGAGGAATACCGGGGTTATGTATAGGCATTTAGTGTGTACGAAGAATTCTACGAGTGTTAAGGATAGAGGTGTGCATCAGAGGAATACCGCGCTTGAACATATTGAGCGGCACAAGCTTGATGGTATTGTTTACTTTGCGGATGATGATAATGTGTATTCGCTTGAGCTGTTTGATAATATTAGAGAAATCAG GCGGTTCGGCACATGGCCGGTGGCCATGCTTGCACAGAGCAAAAACAAGGCTGTCTTGGAAGGTCCAGTATGCAATGGAAGTGCAGTTATTGGATGGAACACAAATGAGAAAAGTAAAATTCTTCGTAGGTTCCATGTTGACATGTCAGGATTTGCCTTTAATAGCACCATATTATGGGACCCAAAGAGGTGGAAGCGACCCACCACAGAACCAATTCGACAGTTAGATACTGTGAAGGAGGGTTTCCAG GAAACCACCTTTATAGAACAAGTAGTAGAGGACGAAAGCCAAATGGAAGGAATTCCCCAGGATTGCTCGAGGATCATGAACTGGCACCTCCATATAGAAGCTCGGGATCTTGTTTATCCTGATGGTTGGTTGCTTCCGAAGAACCTTGATGTTGTCCTACCTATTAAATGA